AGATCGACCCGTGTCGCCCCGGAATGGCGGATGACGTTGTTCACCGACTCCTGCACGATACGATACACGGCGATCGACTTTTCCGGATCGATCTGCGGATCGGGCGGCTGCATCGTCAGACGCACATCGAGCGAGGTCCTCTCGCGGGTCTCTTTGGCGAGCCACTCGAGCGCGGCGGGCAGCCCGAAGTCCGAGAGCACGCGGGGTCGCAGTTCCGAGACGATGCGCCGCGCCACGCGCATGGTCTCGGCCATGAGCGACTCGATGTGCTCAAGCCGCGCCCGGCGGGCGTCGGCGTCTTCGTCGGCGTGCCGGCGTGCCAGGGCGGCCTCGATGCGCACCGCGGACAGGTTCTGACCGAGTTCGTCGTGCAGGTCGCGGGCGATTCGGGTTCGCTCTTCCTCGCACGCGGTTTCGAGCTTTGCCGTCAATCGGCGCAGGTCGCCCGTCTGCTCCGCGACGATGACCTCGAGCCGTTCGTTCGTCTCGCGGATGCGTCGCTGCAGAAAGAAGTCGCGGCGGATCAGGAAGTAGATGGCATGGCCCGAGAGCGTGGCGACGGCACACGCGAAGGCCATGTTGACCAGGCTCACCGGCACGTGGGGGTGCAGCAGATATTGGGGGAAGGGGAGGAAGTAGGCGACGAGGGCCGAGACGGCGAAGAGCACCGTGAGGCCGAGGCGCTCGGACAACCCGACAAAGAACGGGTAAGTGCCGAAGGGAACGAGGTAGAGGCCGTAATACCAGGGGGTGTTCAAGTCACCGAGTTGCCCGACGAAATACCCGACGGCCGCCATGGAGATGACGCCGAGCACCATGCCGATCTCGGTGACGTGTTCGCGAAACCCCGACCAACGGCTCACCGCGTAGCCGAGGAGACTGACGGCCAGCGCGCCGAGACGGAACTGGTGCAATCGGTGCAGGGTCTCGGGGTCGTCCCCATACAGCAGGCGGTCGGTCGGCGCGAAGAGAATGATCGCCCCGACCGCGCACACGAGCAGCCACCTCGAAAACGCAACGTTGATGTCGCGGACGTAGTTGCGGAAGCGATCGTCCTCGTCCGCCGTTTTCAGCTCGGGGATAAGAAACTCGACCGGACCCTGCAGGAGGGTGTTCAGGAGCAGCAGAAACCGTTCCTGAAGGCTTTTTGGGGAGCGGGGCATGGATATTCCGAACAACGTATCGGGGAAGACATCATGACCGCTTTCGCGGGTGCGCGCCACTGGAATCGGGCTCCGA
This DNA window, taken from Deltaproteobacteria bacterium, encodes the following:
- a CDS encoding sensor histidine kinase, with translation MPRSPKSLQERFLLLLNTLLQGPVEFLIPELKTADEDDRFRNYVRDINVAFSRWLLVCAVGAIILFAPTDRLLYGDDPETLHRLHQFRLGALAVSLLGYAVSRWSGFREHVTEIGMVLGVISMAAVGYFVGQLGDLNTPWYYGLYLVPFGTYPFFVGLSERLGLTVLFAVSALVAYFLPFPQYLLHPHVPVSLVNMAFACAVATLSGHAIYFLIRRDFFLQRRIRETNERLEVIVAEQTGDLRRLTAKLETACEEERTRIARDLHDELGQNLSAVRIEAALARRHADEDADARRARLEHIESLMAETMRVARRIVSELRPRVLSDFGLPAALEWLAKETRERTSLDVRLTMQPPDPQIDPEKSIAVYRIVQESVNNVIRHSGATRVDLELRLKDNVFEARICDDGVGLPAIEHRPPDSYGILGMRERAQMIGGRLDIVSAAGGGTQVRVVVPISESSSMSETTNGAPS